A genomic region of Prosthecobacter algae contains the following coding sequences:
- a CDS encoding oligosaccharide flippase family protein has product MILRNLSWLTVSQIVRLVTGLFVGTWLTRALGPEQNGLLGTALVISSLMGFTAELGLRQVLIKELATRGDDAGLVLGTAARLMLGWGLVCFGLACAVAWWWGGAEMLAVGSILYASLPLNAYLAVLSRWDAAQQSQRTARLGILANGLAALARVVCILAGADLCWAAFTIVLEVAISAAVAFAWALRHGWWAELRSWDTQVARSLLAESLPLFLAHSGTLLLLRVDQLMIYQMRGAAEAGVYAAATRLSEIVYAAGPLVIMTFMPILSRSFQNEPAKYLRQCAWLFGALSLVAYGSIVFWWLAGGAVVELLYGKAFEQAAMVLLVHGIATLPYLHGELRSALLVIERKTVWSIRCALVGLVLNVLLNLWLVRDHGAVGAAWATAIAYTLVWFGSSLVLPALRPVGLQQLAGLASPVWFWRESRRWKLLMS; this is encoded by the coding sequence ATGATCCTGCGCAATCTCTCCTGGCTCACGGTTTCGCAGATCGTGCGTCTGGTCACGGGCCTGTTTGTCGGCACGTGGCTGACTCGTGCGCTGGGGCCGGAGCAGAATGGTTTGTTAGGCACGGCTTTGGTCATCAGTTCCCTGATGGGATTCACGGCAGAGTTGGGGCTGCGGCAGGTTTTGATCAAGGAACTGGCCACGCGGGGCGATGATGCGGGGCTGGTGCTGGGTACGGCGGCGCGTTTGATGCTGGGCTGGGGGCTGGTGTGTTTTGGCCTAGCCTGCGCCGTGGCCTGGTGGTGGGGCGGGGCGGAGATGCTGGCCGTGGGCAGCATCCTGTATGCCTCGCTGCCTCTGAACGCCTACCTGGCTGTGCTTTCCCGCTGGGATGCGGCTCAGCAGTCTCAGCGGACGGCGCGGCTGGGTATCCTGGCCAATGGGCTGGCGGCGCTGGCTCGGGTGGTCTGCATTCTGGCCGGGGCGGATCTGTGCTGGGCCGCCTTCACCATCGTTCTGGAGGTGGCCATTTCGGCCGCCGTCGCCTTCGCCTGGGCCTTGCGGCACGGCTGGTGGGCGGAACTCCGGTCTTGGGATACCCAGGTGGCGCGCTCCTTGCTGGCGGAGTCGCTGCCGTTGTTTCTGGCGCACTCGGGCACCCTGCTGCTACTGAGGGTGGATCAGTTGATGATCTACCAGATGCGCGGCGCGGCGGAGGCGGGCGTCTATGCGGCGGCTACCCGTTTGTCGGAAATCGTGTATGCTGCCGGACCGCTTGTCATCATGACCTTCATGCCCATCCTTTCCCGCTCGTTTCAAAATGAGCCTGCGAAGTACCTGCGGCAGTGCGCCTGGCTGTTTGGCGCACTCAGTCTGGTTGCTTACGGTTCCATCGTCTTCTGGTGGCTTGCTGGCGGAGCGGTGGTGGAGCTGCTGTATGGAAAGGCGTTTGAGCAGGCTGCTATGGTTCTTTTGGTGCATGGCATCGCCACGCTGCCTTATCTGCATGGTGAACTGAGGAGCGCCCTGTTGGTGATCGAACGCAAGACGGTGTGGAGCATTCGCTGTGCGCTCGTGGGGTTGGTGCTGAATGTGCTGCTGAATCTGTGGCTGGTGCGGGATCATGGCGCTGTGGGGGCGGCCTGGGCCACGGCGATCGCCTACACTCTCGTCTGGTTCGGATCGTCCCTGGTGCTACCGGCACTCAGACCTGTGGGGCTGCAACAATTAGCGGGACTGGCATCTCCCGTTTGGTTTTGGCGCGAATCGCGGCGATGGAAGCTGCTGATGTCATGA
- a CDS encoding FkbM family methyltransferase: protein MATVALRLGRRFEDKAELLRLCACYGGLSPFRGGLLTVETTAPGAPRLHLRHAQPDTILLVEVLMEQDYRCLESLSFTPASILDIGGNIGLGSFYLKSLFPEADITGFEPSPAEFEMLTANYAEWPGCRAFQNAIGDVDGAHLRFAVHPDRTGGQHVLGEGDSGDWQEIQVIARRVDCLIKEGVVPVPDLVKMDIEGAEVMALQGFGSYLSQVRAFVLETHSADLHAACIRLLTDAGHTVLSDVSRSPEARILFTEKRP, encoded by the coding sequence ATGGCTACCGTCGCTCTGCGACTGGGCCGGCGGTTTGAGGACAAGGCGGAGCTCCTGCGTCTGTGCGCCTGCTACGGCGGGCTGAGCCCGTTTCGTGGGGGGCTCTTAACGGTTGAAACCACCGCACCAGGAGCACCCAGACTGCACCTCCGCCATGCCCAGCCCGATACCATCCTGCTGGTAGAAGTGCTGATGGAACAGGACTACCGCTGCCTGGAGTCGCTTTCGTTCACCCCTGCGTCCATTCTGGACATTGGTGGCAATATTGGCCTGGGCAGCTTTTATCTGAAGTCGCTTTTTCCGGAGGCTGACATTACCGGGTTCGAGCCCTCCCCGGCGGAGTTTGAAATGCTCACCGCTAATTATGCGGAATGGCCGGGCTGCCGGGCTTTTCAAAATGCCATTGGTGATGTGGACGGTGCGCATCTTCGTTTCGCCGTGCATCCAGATCGCACCGGCGGCCAGCATGTGCTGGGGGAAGGGGACTCTGGAGACTGGCAAGAGATCCAGGTCATTGCAAGGCGGGTGGACTGCCTCATCAAGGAAGGCGTCGTGCCGGTGCCGGATCTGGTGAAGATGGACATCGAGGGGGCCGAGGTGATGGCCTTACAGGGGTTTGGTTCTTATCTCTCCCAAGTACGCGCCTTTGTGCTGGAGACCCATTCGGCGGATCTTCATGCCGCCTGCATCCGGCTGCTGACCGATGCCGGGCACACGGTTTTGAGTGATGTTTCCCGCTCGCCGGAGGCGCGGATTCTTTTTACCGAAAAGCGGCCCTGA
- a CDS encoding D-sedoheptulose 7-phosphate isomerase produces the protein MSEFNSMLQGHLDGHLATLKRLDECRETLAAIADAWVTALKSGKKILFFGNGGSAADAQHLAAELCVRYRINRRALAGLALTTDTSVLTAHSNDYGFETVFSRQVEALAQPGDVVVGISTSGTSKNVVAGLKAAREAGCVVVSFTAEKGADCAALAHHAYCVPTPITAYAQECHLLAGHVLCEYVEAAFKD, from the coding sequence ATGTCCGAATTTAACTCCATGCTTCAGGGCCATCTCGATGGCCACCTCGCCACGCTCAAGCGCCTGGATGAATGCCGCGAGACACTGGCGGCCATCGCCGATGCCTGGGTGACGGCGCTGAAGTCTGGAAAGAAAATCCTGTTCTTTGGCAATGGCGGCAGCGCGGCGGATGCCCAGCATCTGGCGGCGGAACTGTGCGTGCGTTATCGCATCAATCGCCGAGCTCTCGCGGGGCTGGCTTTGACGACCGATACATCGGTTCTTACCGCCCACAGCAACGACTACGGTTTTGAAACCGTCTTCTCCCGTCAGGTGGAGGCCTTGGCTCAACCGGGTGATGTCGTCGTGGGGATCTCCACCTCCGGCACCAGCAAGAACGTGGTTGCCGGGCTGAAAGCGGCCCGTGAGGCTGGCTGTGTGGTCGTTTCCTTCACCGCTGAAAAAGGGGCCGATTGTGCGGCCCTGGCCCACCACGCCTACTGCGTGCCCACCCCCATCACCGCCTATGCTCAGGAATGCCACCTGCTGGCCGGGCATGTGCTGTGCGAGTATGTGGAAGCGGCCTTCAAAGACTGA
- the rfaE1 gene encoding D-glycero-beta-D-manno-heptose-7-phosphate kinase, giving the protein MIADPIESFSRARILVIGDVMLDHFIWGAVRRISPEAPVPIVEVTKETTFPGGAANVARNLSAFTPHAYLMGRVGKDSAAGELRRLLHEEGVNTDPMLESSTLPTIAKTRIIARQQHVVRVDRETIQKLSPEELDEVCRGVEAMLPELDGLIIEDYGKGFVTQAFADRVLGLAKAAGKLVTVDPSPHNPLNWRGASLVKPNRLEAFAAAGIQDQRTPGPPLEDKRLLEVGEQLLDQWAVGKVLITLGEQGMILFQRDAAPHHIPTQAREVFDVSGAGDTAIAFLTLAMAVGLSAEEAANVANHASGIVVGKLGTARVMKDELLKSFED; this is encoded by the coding sequence GTGATCGCCGACCCTATCGAGTCTTTCTCCCGTGCTCGCATCCTCGTTATCGGGGATGTCATGCTGGACCATTTCATCTGGGGCGCGGTGCGTCGCATCTCACCGGAGGCCCCGGTGCCGATCGTGGAGGTGACCAAGGAAACGACCTTTCCGGGTGGCGCGGCCAATGTGGCGCGCAACCTATCCGCCTTCACACCTCATGCCTACCTGATGGGGCGTGTGGGCAAAGACAGCGCTGCGGGGGAACTGCGCCGCCTGCTGCACGAAGAAGGGGTCAATACGGACCCGATGCTGGAAAGCAGCACCCTGCCCACCATTGCCAAGACACGCATCATTGCCCGCCAGCAGCATGTGGTGCGGGTGGACCGTGAGACGATCCAGAAGCTCTCTCCCGAAGAGCTGGATGAAGTCTGCCGTGGAGTCGAGGCGATGCTGCCGGAGCTCGATGGTCTCATCATTGAGGACTACGGCAAAGGCTTCGTCACGCAGGCCTTTGCGGACCGGGTTCTCGGCCTGGCCAAAGCGGCAGGTAAGCTGGTGACGGTGGACCCGTCTCCCCACAATCCGCTGAACTGGCGCGGAGCTTCCCTGGTGAAGCCCAATCGTCTGGAGGCCTTTGCTGCGGCAGGCATCCAGGACCAGCGTACGCCAGGCCCGCCTTTGGAAGACAAACGTTTGCTGGAAGTCGGTGAGCAGCTTCTGGATCAATGGGCCGTGGGCAAAGTACTCATCACTTTGGGCGAGCAGGGCATGATCCTTTTCCAACGCGATGCGGCACCGCACCACATCCCGACACAGGCCCGCGAGGTGTTTGATGTCTCCGGGGCAGGGGATACGGCCATTGCCTTCCTCACACTGGCGATGGCGGTGGGCCTGAGCGCGGAAGAAGCCGCGAACGTGGCCAACCATGCCAGCGGCATCGTGGTGGGCAAGCTGGGCACTGCCCGCGTGATGAAAGATGAACTGCTGAAATCCTTCGAAGACTGA
- a CDS encoding FkbM family methyltransferase produces the protein MDRAYWRSLFATMPYAMLASLRQHGMKGGYLALAVFVFRRLWFPVQMGPVIRLTNWREAANYMDNFILGELRHPDVEKLVQSQPGAVIEVGVNVGITSRWWLAQNSAVQVIGVDMMQEALDYTGRCVAELNQARRWHPVVGAVGDSFGSMGVVFDDPLEGTNSLDNAQGGHRRTVEVNTLDAYLQRAPQLPPLLLKIDIEGHGAAALRGADKLLQTVPWVVVETHHAEELSQSADLLSRSGFGLRHFHGRTMWWSRVS, from the coding sequence ATGGATCGCGCCTATTGGAGAAGCCTGTTTGCCACGATGCCCTATGCCATGCTGGCCAGCCTACGCCAGCATGGGATGAAGGGCGGGTATCTGGCCCTGGCCGTTTTTGTGTTTCGTCGCCTCTGGTTCCCGGTGCAGATGGGGCCTGTCATCCGGCTGACCAATTGGCGGGAGGCGGCCAACTACATGGACAACTTCATCCTTGGTGAGTTGCGTCATCCCGACGTGGAAAAGCTGGTGCAGAGCCAGCCTGGAGCGGTGATTGAGGTGGGTGTCAATGTGGGCATTACCAGCCGTTGGTGGCTTGCACAAAACTCGGCGGTGCAGGTCATCGGCGTGGACATGATGCAGGAGGCCCTGGACTACACTGGTCGCTGTGTGGCGGAATTAAATCAGGCCCGCCGCTGGCACCCTGTTGTGGGGGCAGTGGGCGATTCCTTCGGCAGCATGGGGGTGGTCTTCGACGATCCTCTGGAAGGCACCAACAGCCTGGACAATGCCCAGGGCGGCCACCGCCGCACAGTGGAGGTGAATACGCTGGATGCCTATCTGCAGCGTGCGCCGCAACTGCCTCCCCTGCTGCTGAAGATCGACATTGAGGGCCATGGTGCAGCCGCTCTGCGTGGGGCTGACAAACTGTTGCAAACGGTGCCCTGGGTGGTGGTGGAGACCCACCATGCGGAGGAGCTTTCACAGTCGGCTGATTTGCTTTCACGCAGCGGGTTTGGCCTGCGGCATTTCCACGGGCGAACCATGTGGTGGTCACGGGTGAGCTGA